The Pseudanabaena sp. PCC 6802 genomic interval ATCGCGGCCTTGTCCATCAAGCCCTTAAACCGCTCCGTTGGCAGATCTGGGAACAGGCAATCCACCTTCTCCGCAAATTCCACTAAATCCTTAGACCCCGCCAATAGCTTCAGCGCATCGTTTTCCGCAAACTGAGGCGCGGTCGGAATTGCGCGATTGTCTGCGTTCGGCGGCAAATCCGACAACGTTGTCGGATTTGGAGCGGGCGGCTCGGGCTTAGGAATCTCCTCAAAATCCTCACCATAAATCTCGCGCACCGATTCCAAGCTGCGGCGAAAGCCCATGTCGAACAGGAGTTTGTCCGTAGCAGCGATAGAGGCCACGTCTTCCTCTTCCTCCGTTTTCCGCCACACCTGCGGCGGTTTCGCGTTAGGGAAATTCCAGAAGCACAGCCTTTTTGCCAGCACCTCGGTGTTGAAAGAGCCGCAGATCAGATCGGCATCGCCCTTCACCACCCGATCGCCCACATCCTGGTGTACCTGCGCCTGCGATAGTGAGGAGCCAGAGTCCGTGGTCATGGTTTGCGACAAGATAATCTTGCTAATCGCTTCGTTGCACTTGTCGTAGAGCGCGGCGTAGTCGGCGGTACCAGAACGACTCGCCTCGACCAACTCGATCAGGTAGCCCTGAGTCTTGGTGAAAGCAGCGCCAGCTCGGATTGACTGCGCCAACTTCATGCCTTTCGCTTTCTCCTCCGGCCCCGCACCCACGGGCAGCTCCACCCCCGGTGTGGGTTGAGCGAATCTTTCTAGATAGGTGAGCCAATGCTGCAAATCTCCACGCTTAATCGCTACTGGCAGAGCCAGCCAATGCGCTAGCCCCAGGCCGTGCGGTTCGTCCGAGTTGTCCGCGCCCGTACAAAAGTGCCAACGGCGCGACCAGTGCAGTTCTTCGCCGTCGAACGCGTTCTCAAAAGTAATCAGGCGTGGCTCGAAATCTTGATTAAAGCCAAATCGACTGCGGTTGCGCACCCGAATACCACCTTTGAGCGGATCGAGAGTCCAGTAGCTGCCATCTGCCCGCAACATCAACTCGCCAAACGAGAATCCGTAAAAAGTGCCCCACAGCATTTCTTCCGTGATGCGATCGAAATCGATCGACGGCAACAGTTCGTCGCGCACCCAATCCGCCGCCTTGAGATCCTCGCTACTTTCGCCGCCAGCCACCACCTCGATCTCGCAGGACTTTACCGCCGAGATGCGCGACTGCATGCAGGCGTAGACCTGATCGTCGCGCTTGATCTCTTCGTAGTACTTCAGATCGCCGCCGCCCTTGATATTCAGGATCTCATCCTGACTTGGCAGCAATCCTGGATTCAAATAACCGCGCGTGATGTCCTTCGCGATCGGCGCAATCTCGACATCGGCAAGCGGCTTCTTTTCAGCTTCGGTTAGATCCGCCATCTAGAAAAACCCCGCTAGCAATGGTTCGGTTTGTCGCTCCCAAGCAATCTCGAAGTCCAGTGGCCCCGGATTACCGCTGGCAGCGTAGATAGCCAAAAAACAAGCCCATGCGCGATCGGCGTGACCCGCGCTATCGGAGTCGGCTTCAAAGCGAATACTGCCCATCGCGGTCGTCACTTTCCGCAGCTTGTGCAGGTCATTGCGGATCTCGGGGTCGCCCATAGGATTGCGAATCTTGCGATCCTCAAAAGCCTGTTTGCCGAGCGTGGCAAGATTCTGCTTGTTCGTCGCCGTAAAGAGTACGCCTTCTACGCGGCTTTCACCGTGGCGGCGTTGCGCGTCCTCGGTTGGCTTCTCGCCCATGCCCGTTTGATCCATCGCCCACCGCACGATTTTGTAGTGCTTGAATAGCTCGTCCATCACCGCATCCTGCTCGGCAAACGTAGCGCGTTTCAGTGCCACAATCTCCCGCGTCCACAGCACGTCGCCCACTTGCTCCAGCACCCACGCTACCCACAGGTCGTTGCGGCGGGCGATGTCGTTGCCCACAAAGCAAGGACCGCCCTGATAGAGATCGCTAAAACCTGCGCCCTCGTGTTCGCACGCGCTAATCAAGTCGTAACTGAGCCAGGCACTGGCTTCGTCCAGCCACTGAAGTTCAAATTCCTGCGCCCAACCGTCAGGGTCGTTGAGGGCACGGCGCAAGCCTTCCACATCGCGCGGCAAGCCCTGGCGCACCGCTTCGTAAATATCGACGACATGCTTGCTCCAGGCATCGTCGCTGGCGGTCATCAGATCGTAAAACTTATTGCCCTTGCCGTTGGGTGTGGAAACGACGCGCAGCCGATGTCCGGCGCTAATCACCGGGAACAGGGCTTGCCAAATCTTCCTGGAGTCCTGATGGAAAGCAAATTCATCCAGGAACACACTGGCACTAAAACCGCGTGCCGTATCGGGATTAGCGGGCAATGCCGTAATCCTGCTACCGCCTGGCATCGTTACTTCCAGCGCCTTAAAACTGCCCTCATATTCATATTCCAGCGCCTCGAATCCCATCTGAAACGCCTTCAGGTGGCGCTTCACGCCCTCGTCCATCGCTTCCTTCGCCTGGCGCTCGCCGCGACTGAGGATTACCCAGCGCTCCTTTCTGCCGATCGCTTCCGCTTCCATACACCGCATCACGATTTCCAGCGTACTGGTGAAAGTCTTTCCGGTTTGGCGAGCGAACATGCCAATCTTAAAGCGACTCTCATCTTGCAGCCACTTTTGCTGGTAAGGGTAAAGGGTAATCGCCGGGCTAGAAGAGGCCATAGATTTCCTCCTTCACCCGCTTCAGCGTCGCCGCGTCAATGCTTTTGGCACTGGATTCAAGCTGGGTAAATTTTGCTTCGATCTTCGCCTTCACCTCAGCTTTATATCTCAGCACCGAGATGTCGGCGCGGTTGATGTCCGCTACAGCTCGCGCCAGCTTCACCGGATCGGCCTCAGATTCCGCATCCATCAGCAGGTCGTAAAGTTTGTTTTGCACCAGGGCAGATAAAGCCCTGCCCATTACAGGCGTGTCTCCTGCCGCCTCTGCGATCGCGACCGCCTGGTCAGTCGCCACCGAAATTGCGTCCAGGTGCTTCTGCAACTTCTGTCCGTGTCGGTGTACCGCGCTGCGGCTGATCTGAAAGCCTTGCGCTTGCAGCCAGTCGGTTAGCTCGGTGTAGTTAGAGAAGCGGCTTTCGCGCAGTCGCTTCTCAAGCTCCGACTTAACTTCTTCCGGCAGCATCGCCACGCTGGATCGATCCACTACACCAGCCCCCAGTTCTTCGCAGGTCGAGCGATTGAGGGCGGCGCTTCGCAGTTGTATTCCACTAGATCGGTGAGCTTATTGGTGCGTACTGCCAGCACGCTTTCGTCAATTAAAGTCTCCAGGGTGCAATATCCCGCACTAGCGAGATATTGCACCATCTCGCGTACTTCGTTGTCACTCAAGCCGCTCTTCATGTCGCGGGCGATCGCCCTAAACACCTTTTCGGATACGCCGATGTCGCGCCCGTTCCTAAGCGCCAAGCAAAAAGTCCATCGCAGTTCTCTCTTCCGGATATCGTCCAGAGCGCTACTCATGTTGTTTTGTTCTCGTCAGTATAAAAAAAACTTCATCCATCCTGCGATGCACTGCGTCAACTTTCCCCTCCAGTACCGCTGCGTTGCGGACGTAGTCCTCTTGCGGCACGTAGCGGTTGGCTTCCGCCCGCAGCTCCACCACTTGCTCCTTGACTTCCTCAATGCGATCGTCAAAATCGCGGCTCATATACTTCAGGCTTCCTTCCAGGGCTTTCCGGTGCTCTTCCGCTTTATCGAACTGGGAATCGATCTGCCCGATCGCTCGACCGAGAAACCACCTGATCAGCCCATAGGAAATCCCGGTAATCCCAGTCACTGCGCCGATCAAAATCCAGTCCCAGGTCAGGCCGCTGCTAGTCGGCGACGCTGGGGGCGCTGTCGGAATCTGCACTATCGTCGCGGAAGTTTTCACAAAGCCACTCTGCTCCTATTTCTACTGCCAGCGATCGCGCCAGCATCCGCCAGTACCTGCACGGAATATAGTGCGTAGATTGTATACTGCGCCCCTCCCTTCGGCTCACGGCGGCAAGCCAAGCTTGCACCCGTTCGCCGCGCCAGGTAAGGCCGAGTTGCTCCAGCGCTACTTCCACGAAAGCGCGAGCGTCCGATATATCTTCTGCTAACAAAAAAATAAGGGGGCGAATCGCCCCCAGTCCGTGTCACAAACCAACCAACTGCAAACCGCAAATCTATGCTACGGGTTCCGGCGCGGGGGCGGGTTCGTAAATCCCAACAACATTATCAATCGCCGTCTGAACCCCCGCCATCTCGCCAGCAAAATCCTGGGTCAGCTCTAGCTCGGCAATCCGAGTATTTAAAGCATCAATCGCGGCAGATAGACCCGCCAGGGCTTCGGTCACCTGGACTCTTTCTGCGGAAATAGTCGTATTTAGCTCTTCCAGCTTAGCGTTTAGTTCTTCGCGTGTAGCCATTGTTTTTTCGATTACCTCTAGTTTTACTTTGACGTCTCGCAGTGCGCCGAGAGCAGCGACTAGCTCGACCAACAATTGGAGCAACATTCTCGTCTCCGCAAAATCGCAGCGTAGATTATATACCGCGTTCGCCAAGTGATTTTTCGATCGCACCAAAATCCCGCTTCGCCAATTGCGCGAACAGCGCCTGCTGCCCGAGGTATAGCAGGTGCAGATCCTTGAGCAGTTTCCTGGCGCTTTCGAGGTCAACACCTTCTACTTGCTGGCAAAATAGCGCGTGCGCGAATTCTTTCTCCGGCGACAAATCACTCATAAACTTCCGCTCCTACTCGTTTGCACCAAGCCTTCAGTCCCTCGATCGCGGGTCTTGCCGCTTCGTAGGTGACTATCCAGTCGATCGACTCAACGCCCGTTTGCTTTTTCAGCCAGGCGTTCAACCCCTTGCGCGTCCCGTCGCACGCGCCAGCGTCGCGTAGCAGGTACCAGAGTTTCCAGATCTTCTTCTGCTCGCGCGAGTTTTCGATCTGGCGCGACAATTTACTCCGCTTCACCTTCGGCATCCAGCCCTTCGCCCGAAACGAGTTCAGCACTGCATTTAGCTCGGAAAGGCCCATGCCTGCCGTGGATTCCTTGCGAGTCAGCGAAGCCAGAATCGTGCGATACGCTTCGTCGCTCAGGCCGAGATCGGCTTTGGCGATATGCACCAGAGCCTTCAGTCGGTTTGTTACGCTTTTCGGGGGCAAACTACTCATCGTTTTCTCCCTCCTGTTCATAGCCAAAAGCGCGATCGAAAGCATCTATTGAAGCTTCGCCGACAAATTTTAAAAAATCAAAGAGCGCTTCGTCGATAGCGCGTAACGCCGTCACAGCAATCCCAAGTGGTGTCAGAAGGAGGGTCAGCATCGCCAAAACCAGCCAGAGGAAGAAGCTGCAGACCACCTCCAGGGTTCGCAATAGCCAATCAGGAATTCGATTCATCTTGAGCGACCTCCTCGGCATTAAGTGCTGCCAGCCTCCTGAGCGCGAATCGGCGCGAAACTTCCCTGAGAGCCGGATTGTAGGCTTGTCGCCTGTAGTGCTCCGCCAGCTCGTGCTTCAGGCTATTGTTCATGCTATCTCCCCTCGGGTACGTCGTGTTTTCAATCAGTCTCTTCGCCATCATTTTCCTCCCTATCTTCTTCAAACTCTTGCAGCGCAGCCAGTGCCTCGATCATTGCCCCGAACTGTTCGCCTTCGCACAGGTAGTAGCCCGTGTCGAGATCCACCGAGTGCTCGACTGCGGCGATCGCACTGGCGGCGACATCGCACAGGTAATCGCGCCAGGTCTTCACGGCTTCCATATAAACTCCTCAGCACTCTGCATGCCCGGAGCGCTAAGCCTGATATCAAAAATCGCATCGTAAATCTGGCGACGCGATTCTTCCTCGCCGTCGCGCAAGTAGGCGACGCGCCCGACAAGACGGTAAACCTTGTGAACGTAGGCTCCCATGAGGCCAAAGGCTTCCGCTCTTTGCTTGCTGGAAAAGAAGTCGAGCGGCAAAATAAACAGGCAGCGCCCGCTATGCTTTATCAAAGCCAGGCAGTGTGCCAAAATTGGCAGGGCTTTCGAGAAAGGCAAATTGCCGATCGCCACATCGTAAGTACAAAAATCCGTACAGGTCAAAATGTCGGCGTTACGCCACAAGTTCACTTTGTCCAGTAGTCCCTCCTCATAGCGGGCTTTATCAATTTCGTAGCAGACAGATCCTTCAGGTAGCCAGGCTGCAATCTGCCCCGTACCTGCGGTTGGCTCCAGTATCTTTTCCTCCTCCGGCTCTAGTAGAAGCGAAATTTCTTTAGCCAGCCAGCCTGGAGTCTCCCAATTGTCGGGATTCCAGTCATCTTTCTGTTCTGATTTTTTGGGCTTCAGCAGCGCTTTTGCCAGTTTCAGCGTCACCTCTCGATCTTGGGCTACCTCAATCGCGCTCTCCAGTACTTCATCGGGAGTACTGGGCGCGGTCAACAGGTAAAGTGCAGATGGCTGGATTTGCAAACCCGACAACGTTGTCGGATTTAGCCTTCTCGCCACCTGCATAAATCGCTGTGCCATGCGCTCGTCCCAGTCGAGTTCGCGTTTCATCCAGGCCAGAAACTCGCCGTGTTCGACCCGCTCCTTTACCTCCAGTAACATCGCGCCCACCGAGGCGATCGCGTAGGGAATGCGCTTCACCGTATTGCGGATTTCTTGGGCGCGATCGCGCAGGAAATCGCTGCTGTCGTCAACGACTTCAGACTCGACTACCTCCACTTCTCGCGCTTCTAGGGTCAAAATTTCCTCCATTCGCTAACCTCCAATCTTATTTTTCTCAACCATCTCGCGCAGGCGCTTCAGGTTTGCCTGCCTCTGTTCCGGCGTTATCGCAGCAGTAGACACATCTCGATCGCCCACAACTCCAGCACCATCACTACACCCAGCAACAAGATCGCCAGCCATAGCGATGCCCGTGCCGAGCTTATCTTTGCGTTTTGCCTCATATGCCTCCCACTGCAAAGTCACCAGTTCAAATCTTTCCAGGGCGAAGAAACCCTTATTAATCCAGGCTTTCGCGTCGGTTACGCCGTGCGGCTGCTTGCGCACCTCCAGGTAGCGGCAAATCCAGCGCACGAAGTCCGGATCGAAATCGAAGAGCCTGGCGCTTACCTGCCACGGTTGCAGGCTGGCACCACTGCGAAACCTGGCAGCCATAGGATCGAATGTCATCGACAACCTCCTTGTTGCGTCAAAAACAACGAAATCGCCGCCGTCACCGCTCGCTCGGTATCCCATTCGGGGCGGGAATCGACGAAGCGGCGCAGCCGATCCCTCAGATCTTTAGGAATCTCCAAAATAATCGGCACCACTTCCGCAGGCGGCATGGGCGCGGAGCTGCCAACTGGTAGCCGTAGCTGCCCGACCAGATCTGGCATCGCTCGCTGCGCGATCGCCTTATCCACCTTTAGCCCGTGAAACGAGCGCCCGCGCAACAGCTTGCGCGTCGCCGCCAGCTCCTCTGGCGTTACCGCCCAGTAGTAACCCCAACTCGAATGTGACGCAATCGGGTAGCCCTCCAGGCGCAACTGCACCACGATTTCGCGGATATTGCGATCGTCCGTGCCGTAGCGACAGCGGCGGTTGGAGATTAACTCGCAAATTTCAGCAGCTTTCAGCGCGTTGCTCGCGCCCTGGTGAGCAAAAAGCAAATCGCGAACGGAATCTAGATCCACAGGAGGCATGGTTAACCTCCCCTGGGCGGATGACAGTACTCAAGCAGCCACTCAAAGACCTCCAGCAATTCTGGCGGCAAAACCTCGCTATCCAAATCCACCGCAATCAGGAGTCCGCCACGCAAAGGCTTCTCTCCTCTGCGAGGAGAGAAGCCTTGAACCTCCGCGAGCTGCATACAGATACCGGGCTTCTTCCCAGACGCGACCACGAGGTGCTCGTAAGCAGTTTTAGAATACTCGGTAAGAAAATTTGTCCGCTCTTTTTTCACGATTACACCTCCCCAACCAGGTGCCACATAAACTGTCCCGATTCGGCGAAGGCTTGCACGGTCGCCATCTGCTCGCGGCTCGCAAACTGCACTTCCGCGACTTCGGCGGCATAGTAGATCTCGATTACACCGAAGTCCTCTTCCGGCTCTGCCAGGGTACGCACGGGCACCTCCGAGCCGCAGATCGTGAGGCGTAGCGCCTCCAACCGCACTGCCTCGTTTTTAGCGCCCACCAGAAAATCAAAGATATTTACCGCGCTGTCGTTCTTGAAACTAGCGACGCATACCGCGTTGCGCCAATCTACAAAAGCTAGATCCAGCCACGATTGCTTGCGCCGCCCCCACCGTTCGCCCTCGTCCCAGCGGTAGGCAAATGGTTGGGCGATCAGCTTCTCAGCGGTAGCGTAGCTGCCCACATAAAACTGGCCGTCGCTACCGTCGAAGCGATAGCGGATCGACCCCTGCGCTTCGTAAATCACACCGTCCGGCTTGGCGGTACGGGCATACTCCGGCACGTTTAAAGTCGATAGATTCATTCTTTTTAACCTCCAATAAGTTTCTCTAAATCCTTTGCGGCGCTCCTTCTCTACCAGGCCGCGCCTGTGCATCAAGCCCAACGTCTGGCCGATGCGTCGGCGCGCCCTGTCCTTATCCGCGAATGGCAGCGCGTCCACAATTGCAGTCGTTGACTGCCATTCGCCCGTCAGCAGCCCTTTCAGGCAATCGCGCCCGTAGCATTCCCTCTCCACCTTGCCAACCACCCCATCCACCAGGGGCAGGGGATTGGCAAGGCCCCAATCGCGCAGATTTCGCTCCACTACCAGGCGGTTGTGCGCCGCCAGTAGCTCGGGATTTCGCAGCTCGAAACTCTTGCCGCGCCCCTGGCCAAAATCTACGGATTTAGGTTTATGCATATGCCAGGAACTCCTCCTCCGGCTTGAGGTCGAGGGCTTTTAGCGAATCCGCGAACGCCTTGGCATGTTCGGCGCTCGTAAAACAAAAACGGTGTAGGCTGCTATCCATAGACACTCCACCCAGGTACAGGGCAAAAAATTCCAACTCCTGGCGGGTTGTCAGAGGGCTTTGCCCCAGGTCGTGCACCGAAATTACGTGCGTCGCGCCTTCCAGGGCGGTCTGTCGTTTTCTCCACTCGTCGAGCCAGCTCATGCCGCACCTCCTACTAAAAAAGCTAGTTCTTGGATCTCAAACCTCGTTGCGCCAGCCGCGTCACGCACTTCCCTTGGCTGCCACCCCTGCCGTGCGGCAAAGGCATGAATCTCGCTCAGCAGCATCAAAATCGCGCGATCGGTACAGCGAATTACCACCTTCTGGTTGTAGGTTTGCCAATCCGGCGCGCCTGAAGCGATTAGCTGTGCTAGAGTTTCAACTTCAGCGTTCTGCTGTTGGCGCAAGCAGTTGATCCTGTCTTCCAAACATTGCAACTGCTTGCGTGTCAAGCGCTCTTTCAATTCGTTGAGGATCATGGTTTGCACCTGCGCAAACGCTCGCGCCTGAGCGCAGTCAACGTGCGCGGCGTTTGCGTCCACCTCCAACTGCATCTCCTCAATCGTTGTCATCATTGTGATTTCGTCCATCTTTTCCTCCAAAAAATTGGTTTAAGTTGCAATCGAATGCGCGGCCATCGCCCAGGACTACGGGGCTACGAGGCCCCGTATCCCGCACCAGACGGTAGGTGTGATAAGCACCCGCCTTACCGCCGCCTTTGTTAGAAACGTGCACCCGCACGTAATCCACCTGTTTGAGCTTGTTCACATATCGCCCCACCGTGTCCTCGTGCAAGCCGCACACCATGGCGATATCGCCGACGGTGAAGGTTTTAAAAATTCGCATGGATCGCCAGATCTTTTCTTGAGCGCCCTCCTCAGCAGTCGCCAGCAGCTCCAGATCTGGCGCATCCACACGCGTGATGCGATATCTATCGCAGCTAGAATTGCCGTTTTTTCTGGCACCCGCCAGTTTCACAAACCCGGCAGCACACAGTTTTTTGAGGTACTTGCCCACCGTCGATTTGTCGCAGCCAGATTCCTTCGCAACTTCAGCAATCGTGAAACCGCGCTTCTTGTCGCACATTACGCCCCAGATCAGGTTCAGTGCTCGGTGTCGCATTACTTATCTCCTTTTGCTAAAAACGGACGATCGCCCCACTGCTTCAGTTCGATCCGATCGATGCCCTTGCCCTTGGCGTATTTTTCGATCCGCGATAGCGCGATCTTGCACTGGGCAATGCTGCCCTTTGCTTCCGCCAGGAATGCCGCCACCAGATCCTCGGCAACTTCCACCTCGCACACCGCATCCGCCAGCAACTGCGCGTCCTCCAGGTCAATCGCCTGGAAGCAAATCCGCTGCGTCACGCGGCGGTCTAGTTGCTGGCGTTGCTCCAGGCGACGATCGCACCCCTGCATCCCAATCAGCACCACGGGCAAATCCGCCAGGTCGTGGATATCCCGCAGAGTCTCCACCAGCTTCAGGTTGCCGAATAGGTAGTCCGCTTCGTCAACGAAGAGACTCTTGCCTGTCGAAGCCATGCGCGCCACCACCGCATCCAGGTTTTTAGCAACCGAATGGCGCGGCTCGCCGCCTAGCTCGATCAGGATCTTCGATAGCATTGCCGAGGGAGTCCAGACCGCATTGGCGCGGACATAGATGCCGCGATGCTGATTCAGCAGCCACGACACCGCCGTACTTTTGCCCGCGCCCGTGAACCCGTGCACCAGCCCCATGCGCGGGATCGTGGGATCGGCATCGCGCAGCGCCTGATAAAGCGCCTGAAAGTTAGAAAGGTTTTTGACTTTTGCTAGAATTGGCCGCATACTTACTCCTACTAATGACGTGTTGACCTCAAAGCCTCGGGAGCCTCACTCCCGAGGCTTTTAAACTGCTTTTTGCTGAATAATTTCGGTGGCACCCAGCCACTCAATAAACGCGGCATACTCCTCTTCTTGCCTGTCGTCGTCGCAATGAAATCGAGCCAAAGCGCGTCCCTCCGCCCACCGCAGACACAGCCGCGCCATCCCCCGATCCGCCTCGTCGCACGGCAAGCCCTTTTTCCAGGCGCGAAATACCTTTCGCAGTTCCGGCTTGCCCTCGACAATGTCTTGCGATGGCTTGCGTTCCGGTTCTTGCAAAAAGGCAACGTGTCGCGCCCTGGCTCCCTCGTCGTAGTGCGGCTCCGGCACCGGAGCCAGCGCCTCCAGAGTCCTGGCCGCCTCGTGCAGCGCCTCGGCTGCGTACTCTTCACTGCTTTTGGGTAGCGAGGTCAGCTTGCCGTTGCGCCGCTCGGCAGCGGACAACATCTCATCAACCACGTCCCCAACGTTAGCTTTCTTGGCAAGGGCCTTGAGGGCTTTCTTGCCCGCCTGGATGCGCTCTTTCTGCTTCCGCTTGGCGACAACCGCAGTCTTGGCGCGATCCATGCCCGTGCGTTCCGGGTTCTCGGCGACGCAGATAAATTTGCCGTCGCCGTCATATATATAGATGCGGCCCAGGTCGGCGGGGTCGAGACGCGCCTGCACTGGCTGCCCGATATAAGCCTCCAGCTCCACCGCAATAAACCAGCCGCCCTCGATCTGCACGCCGCGCTTCTGTACGGTGCGCGTACCGCCTTCCGCCATCAGCACGTCCAGCAGCCGCTCGTCACTGACCGTGCGAATCGCGCCTTGCGATCCGGTGTAGATCTCGAATGGGGTCTTGCCGCCATGCGCGGTTTTGGCTTCGTGGTGGTACTTATCGCACCAGCGATCCGCAAAGCTTTGCAGTTGCTCGCTGGTCATACCCACTTCCACCACGCCGTCCTTTTGGTAAAGCCTCTCGCTAAAGGATTTTTGGGCGCGGAGTTCCTGGCGATCTGCCACGTTGTGCCCGGTATACCCAGGTAGCAACTCCAGCAAACCGCTCGAAAAAGTCCTAAAAAATCGCTCGACATAGGGCTTTTGCCAGGGACTGAACGGCGCGCACAGATCCCGTTCGATCCGCAAGTCATCCAGCACCCGCGTTATATGGCGGCTGGTATAGTCTTTACCGTTATCGGTCTTTATCGCTTCCGGTACGCCCCACGCCAGGATGGCGCGGCGCAAAAGCGCCAGGATCGCCACGGAGCGCGAGGTCTTCGTCACCAGCAGCATGGCGCGGCGACTAAACACGTCCACTACCGCCACCAGGTGGTAGCGACCGTCTGCGCACATCACGTCGGCAGGCGTGGAGTCGAGCTGCCAGAGTTGATTCAGGCGATCGATCCCTTCGGAATAGCTGCCAAACGCGGCCATATGCTTGCTCTTAAACTTGTCGGGGTTACTCACCGCCGCGAATAGCTGGGCGTTCGTTCGCTTCCAGTCGCGCACCCACCGCGCTACGGTCGATACACTGGGCAGCGCCGAATCAGCAAACCGCGCGTGCATCGCCTCATGGATCTGGACGGCACGGCAGTGCGGGTATTTCGCCACCATGCCCAGCGTGAAATTTCTCAGCTCTTCCTCGGTGTCTATTACTTTGCCAGCCCGTCCCCTATTCTTAGGCTTTAGTCCCTCAAATCCTTCGGTTTCGAGGCGCTTTTGCCAGTTTTTCAGGGTAGAGCGACTCAGTTTAGGCTCCTGCGTCCGTATCCACTGCGGTAGTTCGACTTCGCCGTTATTGTATTTGACGGCGAAATTTTCCTCGCATCTAAGCCTGCTCAAGCCTTCTAGCTTGCAAAAGCCCGTTTGTTCGGCGCGATCGTAAGCCTTCAGGATCTCGTACCGCGCTTCGGCGGTACGGTCTTTTTTGCTGGCTTTGGGATCTGGTGGTTCGATTTCAAATCCGACAACGTTGTCGGATTTGGGAAACTCCGGCGCTACGGCAGGCGGCGTAGCGATCGGAGCTTGCAAACTAACTTCCAACAAGGAGTCATCGCCTGCAAACTTGTCGGGGAAGCGCGCGCGGGCTGCTTCCTCAAATTCTGGTGTCCAGTAGCGATCGGGCAACTGGTACTCTTTGCCGCCGCCGCGTCCAATGCGATCGCGCGATCGCCAGGATTCGCGTATAGCCCTTTCCCGAACCCTGCGATCCGTGGAAGGCAGACCGATCAAACCCGCAAGTTCCAAGGAAGAAAAATATCCCTTCATGCGGCCTCTTCGTTAATCTTGTTCGCCTTTTCCTTTGCGGCGTTTCTCAGGAACTCTGATCGATTTTCGCCAAGAGCCCTCGCAGCCGCGTCAATTAAGTCAAACTCGGCATCCGACAAGCGGACAGGCAGGGTGCGCGTCTTAAGTTTGCTCCGAGTCATGTGCGGTGTATCGTACAGTATACATTCTTTGTACAGTACACCGCACAAACTCGTCAAGTAGGCGGCTATTGAAATTTACTTCAGGTGTACTCTATGCTATACATTAGAAATGTAAGGTGGAATATTGCTATGAACGCTCCAGTTATCACAACCGAAGGGAAGCGGCTCCTGGGCAAACTCCTCAAGGAGTCCAGGGAGGGGCTGGGACTATCCTTGGACAATCTTGTCTTACTGATCGAAAAACAAACGGGAAGAACCTTAAGCAAATCAACAATTAGCGGGCTAGAACGCGGCAACGCTAAGCCAGAGTGGGACACCCTATCTATACTCGCATCAGCCAGGTATATAAAAAAAGAAACGGGATCGCCCTATGCAACCGCCGAACTATTTGAGATAGCCTGCCAATCTCAAGAAGATCGGGCAGCAAACTTTCGCCACGCGATCGGAGCAGCCTAACGTCCGAGATCGTCCGAGTTAACGTCCGAGATCGTCCGAGTTAACGTCCGAGATCGTCCGAGTTAACGTCCGAGATCGTCCGAGATCGTCCGAGTTAACGTCCGAGATCGATCCAGTTAGCGTCCGAGTTAGCGTCCGAGTTAGCGTCCGAGT includes:
- a CDS encoding DUF935 family protein, with amino-acid sequence MADLTEAEKKPLADVEIAPIAKDITRGYLNPGLLPSQDEILNIKGGGDLKYYEEIKRDDQVYACMQSRISAVKSCEIEVVAGGESSEDLKAADWVRDELLPSIDFDRITEEMLWGTFYGFSFGELMLRADGSYWTLDPLKGGIRVRNRSRFGFNQDFEPRLITFENAFDGEELHWSRRWHFCTGADNSDEPHGLGLAHWLALPVAIKRGDLQHWLTYLERFAQPTPGVELPVGAGPEEKAKGMKLAQSIRAGAAFTKTQGYLIELVEASRSGTADYAALYDKCNEAISKIILSQTMTTDSGSSLSQAQVHQDVGDRVVKGDADLICGSFNTEVLAKRLCFWNFPNAKPPQVWRKTEEEEDVASIAATDKLLFDMGFRRSLESVREIYGEDFEEIPKPEPPAPNPTTLSDLPPNADNRAIPTAPQFAENDALKLLAGSKDLVEFAEKVDCLFPDLPTERFKGLMDKAAIAASRVGKLNGYS
- a CDS encoding terminase large subunit domain-containing protein, with product MASSSPAITLYPYQQKWLQDESRFKIGMFARQTGKTFTSTLEIVMRCMEAEAIGRKERWVILSRGERQAKEAMDEGVKRHLKAFQMGFEALEYEYEGSFKALEVTMPGGSRITALPANPDTARGFSASVFLDEFAFHQDSRKIWQALFPVISAGHRLRVVSTPNGKGNKFYDLMTASDDAWSKHVVDIYEAVRQGLPRDVEGLRRALNDPDGWAQEFELQWLDEASAWLSYDLISACEHEGAGFSDLYQGGPCFVGNDIARRNDLWVAWVLEQVGDVLWTREIVALKRATFAEQDAVMDELFKHYKIVRWAMDQTGMGEKPTEDAQRRHGESRVEGVLFTATNKQNLATLGKQAFEDRKIRNPMGDPEIRNDLHKLRKVTTAMGSIRFEADSDSAGHADRAWACFLAIYAASGNPGPLDFEIAWERQTEPLLAGFF
- a CDS encoding DUF3486 family protein, translated to MDRSSVAMLPEEVKSELEKRLRESRFSNYTELTDWLQAQGFQISRSAVHRHGQKLQKHLDAISVATDQAVAIAEAAGDTPVMGRALSALVQNKLYDLLMDAESEADPVKLARAVADINRADISVLRYKAEVKAKIEAKFTQLESSAKSIDAATLKRVKEEIYGLF
- a CDS encoding regulatory protein GemA; this translates as MSSLPPKSVTNRLKALVHIAKADLGLSDEAYRTILASLTRKESTAGMGLSELNAVLNSFRAKGWMPKVKRSKLSRQIENSREQKKIWKLWYLLRDAGACDGTRKGLNAWLKKQTGVESIDWIVTYEAARPAIEGLKAWCKRVGAEVYE
- a CDS encoding DUF3102 domain-containing protein, with translation MEEILTLEAREVEVVESEVVDDSSDFLRDRAQEIRNTVKRIPYAIASVGAMLLEVKERVEHGEFLAWMKRELDWDERMAQRFMQVARRLNPTTLSGLQIQPSALYLLTAPSTPDEVLESAIEVAQDREVTLKLAKALLKPKKSEQKDDWNPDNWETPGWLAKEISLLLEPEEEKILEPTAGTGQIAAWLPEGSVCYEIDKARYEEGLLDKVNLWRNADILTCTDFCTYDVAIGNLPFSKALPILAHCLALIKHSGRCLFILPLDFFSSKQRAEAFGLMGAYVHKVYRLVGRVAYLRDGEEESRRQIYDAIFDIRLSAPGMQSAEEFIWKP
- a CDS encoding DUF2811 domain-containing protein; translation: MPPVDLDSVRDLLFAHQGASNALKAAEICELISNRRCRYGTDDRNIREIVVQLRLEGYPIASHSSWGYYWAVTPEELAATRKLLRGRSFHGLKVDKAIAQRAMPDLVGQLRLPVGSSAPMPPAEVVPIILEIPKDLRDRLRRFVDSRPEWDTERAVTAAISLFLTQQGGCR
- a CDS encoding AAA family ATPase; this translates as MRPILAKVKNLSNFQALYQALRDADPTIPRMGLVHGFTGAGKSTAVSWLLNQHRGIYVRANAVWTPSAMLSKILIELGGEPRHSVAKNLDAVVARMASTGKSLFVDEADYLFGNLKLVETLRDIHDLADLPVVLIGMQGCDRRLEQRQQLDRRVTQRICFQAIDLEDAQLLADAVCEVEVAEDLVAAFLAEAKGSIAQCKIALSRIEKYAKGKGIDRIELKQWGDRPFLAKGDK